Proteins encoded in a region of the Borrelia hermsii DAH genome:
- a CDS encoding BTA121 domain-containing protein surface lipoprotein → MKPLGRDVAVLNRHKLNGNVADEGIEDVFERHSDISIEDRFNNLINSFELSGEEKEVFEYIRDVVTKSFPEGPAYKAYSEEEFYDLLVGLGVFRVKQIIERNLFIFTLLKEAEMVIEESEYGFKDNLSVFRNAYILNLKEAFSGTTLDEVHYKAINNHRFSNNYAWRGVVERQEYIKNYIDHVIEVERMYAELSDEEKEVLEYIRDVVVVYSSADVELYNMYANIDFYLSLGRLGIDKVKQLVYKVSLIFQNFKEAKKWIGIIEKDKMGLKEKLQSDFKSTKEKFADDLRNFFISASGGHDFKSQINDLDKDDYSCRKFDDISEDAIGIIEANNIYVWLSDEEIEVLEYVRKAVTDPDPGDLENDDLGIYSNHHFYRNLSRVGIDAIRRFAKGMLLFCFEKYKKSKAIVDRVARRTKVLYPESQKRSRVEAFFEHYEKEFLLNIKRAYDSHGGYWFFDGECISDFLDYVHEFDLFLIRKKRKIWH, encoded by the coding sequence TTGAAACCACTAGGAAGAGATGTTGCTGTGTTGAATCGACATAAGCTTAATGGGAATGTTGCTGACGAGGGCATTGAAGATGTTTTTGAGAGGCATTCAGATATAAGTATTGAAGATAGATTTAATAATTTAATAAATTCATTTGAGTTATCAGGTGAAGAGAAAGAAGTATTTGAATATATACGTGATGTAGTAACCAAATCTTTTCCGGAAGGGCCAGCTTATAAAGCATATAGTGAAGAAGAATTTTATGATTTGTTGGTTGGGTTAGGTGTTTTTAGAGTGAAGCAAATTATAGAGCGTAATTTATTTATATTTACTTTATTAAAAGAAGCCGAAATGGTTATTGAGGAATCAGAATATGGATTTAAAGATAATTTGTCTGTTTTTAGAAATGCTTATATTTTAAATTTAAAAGAGGCATTTAGCGGTACTACTCTTGATGAGGTGCATTATAAGGCTATAAATAATCATCGATTTTCAAATAATTATGCTTGGCGTGGTGTTGTAGAGAGACAAGAATATATTAAAAATTATATTGATCATGTTATAGAAGTTGAAAGAATGTATGCGGAATTGTCAGACGAAGAGAAAGAAGTGCTTGAATATATTCGAGATGTAGTAGTAGTTTATTCTTCTGCTGATGTTGAACTTTATAATATGTATGCCAACATAGATTTTTATTTGAGCTTAGGTAGATTGGGTATTGATAAAGTTAAGCAACTTGTGTATAAGGTTAGTTTGATTTTTCAGAACTTCAAAGAAGCTAAAAAATGGATTGGGATTATTGAAAAAGATAAAATGGGTCTAAAAGAGAAATTACAATCTGATTTTAAATCTACCAAGGAAAAATTTGCAGATGATTTGCGTAATTTTTTCATATCTGCGTCTGGTGGCCATGATTTTAAGAGCCAAATAAATGATCTTGATAAAGATGATTATTCTTGTAGGAAGTTTGATGATATTAGTGAGGATGCTATAGGTATTATTGAGGCAAATAATATTTATGTATGGCTTTCAGATGAGGAGATAGAAGTACTTGAATATGTAAGAAAGGCAGTTACAGATCCTGATCCTGGCGATCTAGAGAATGATGATCTTGGAATATATTCTAATCATCATTTCTATAGAAATTTAAGTAGGGTAGGGATTGATGCTATTAGGCGCTTTGCTAAAGGGATGTTATTATTCTGTTTTGAAAAATATAAAAAATCTAAAGCAATCGTTGATAGAGTGGCTAGGAGAACAAAAGTATTGTATCCAGAATCGCAAAAGAGATCTAGAGTGGAGGCATTCTTTGAGCATTATGAGAAAGAGTTTTTATTGAATATTAAAAGAGCATATGATAGTCACGGTGGTTATTGGTTTTTTGATGGGGAATGTATATCTGATTTTCTGGACTATGTGCATGAATTTGACTTGTTTCTAATAAGGAAAAAACGTAAAATATGGCATTAA